ACCTACTCCCAAAGCTGTTGATCCCCGTTTGTGTGTTTCCTGCGGTTTATGTGAAGTGGGATGTCATCGGGGTGCTCGTTGGGACTCTCGAAGGTTCCTTAACGAAGCAACCTGTAAAGGGGCAACACTTCATACCAATTGCAAAGTAGAAAAAGTTATCCTGGAAGGAAATATCGTTAAGGGTGTTGAAATCAATCATCATGGTAAAAAAAATAGTTTGAAAGCTGATCTGGTGGTTCTGTCTGCAGGGGGGATTGGAACTCCTCAGATTCTTAGAAATTCGGGGCTGGAAGTTGAAAACAGGTTGTGGGCTGACATAGTCCTCACCCTTGGTGGTGTTGCCCCTGGAGCCCGACAACTGGAAGAACCACCCATGGTGTGGTACAGTGAGCATGAAAATTATATATTATCTCCTTATCTTGATATTCTGTCCCATTTTTTTCATAAACCCTGGAGGAAAGTCTCAGTGAAGGATCGGGTGGGTTTAATGATTAAACTGGCAGACACTGAAAAGGGATCTGTTTATGATGATGGTAGAGTTGAAAAACATCTTACCAAACATGATGATGAACATTTTGATGAAGCACTTAACCTGGCAAAGGAAGTTATGATTGGTGCTGGTGTGTCTGAACCATTAATCAAGGGAATGTATAATGGAGGCCACCTAGGTGGAACTGTACCTCTGAAAAAAGAAGATGTGCCCTTGATGAGGCCTTCATGGATGCCTGATGGTTTGTGGGTTGCTGATCTTTCATTGGTTCCCCGTTCCCAGGGAATGCCTACCATTTTACTTACAGCAGCTCTGGCTTTGAGGGTTGCTCATGAAATAATCCATCAATATGAAAAAAGTTTGAGATAATTGAAGGTAAAAATAATGCCTATACAGAAACCCCTCCCGCGCCACCCATATTTTCCCCGGTCATGGCGTTTATATCTATTTCACCTACATTAGTTCCGTTTATAACCACCGGGACTATGTAAACCATTTCACCATCAATTTCCTCCAGTTTTGGTATTCCTACTGTAGC
This is a stretch of genomic DNA from Methanobacterium petrolearium. It encodes these proteins:
- a CDS encoding GMC family oxidoreductase N-terminal domain-containing protein, whose protein sequence is MKAIVVGSGAGGATIARKLQSNGFEVNILEAGSFFKPFTRNISWSEPLRRWGLLGGEGNFRHLFPHMNMFRSSEDLLLVRGITTGGSTVLSCGNIVRTHRGLEEIGLDLTPEFQKLEGEIHPEPFPQERWRPLTREMCHVADDMGLNPQPTPKAVDPRLCVSCGLCEVGCHRGARWDSRRFLNEATCKGATLHTNCKVEKVILEGNIVKGVEINHHGKKNSLKADLVVLSAGGIGTPQILRNSGLEVENRLWADIVLTLGGVAPGARQLEEPPMVWYSEHENYILSPYLDILSHFFHKPWRKVSVKDRVGLMIKLADTEKGSVYDDGRVEKHLTKHDDEHFDEALNLAKEVMIGAGVSEPLIKGMYNGGHLGGTVPLKKEDVPLMRPSWMPDGLWVADLSLVPRSQGMPTILLTAALALRVAHEIIHQYEKSLR